A window of Blattabacterium cuenoti contains these coding sequences:
- the lgt gene encoding prolipoprotein diacylglyceryl transferase has product MIYIHWDPINKFVVWGYFTIHIYSIMFFLSFLIGWYIMKSIYELENISIKYLDSLLIYTTLGTIIGARVGQVLFYDFSYFFDHWIEAFFPIKENKTHFLLGIIKGYEFVGFRGLSSHGATLGIIISSLLYRKKVIRKPFFWLTDRLCIVISLAAFFIRIGNFFNSEIVGKPSNLPWSVIFYQMDSVYGSSLIPRHPTQIYESIIYLVVFLLLCIYFFIKKDQYIVGYLSGLFFTIIWSFRFILEFLKESPQHEQIHHHMFWLNTAQYLSIPCIIFGIILLFIIKQNKNCFS; this is encoded by the coding sequence ATGATATATATACATTGGGATCCAATAAATAAATTTGTTGTTTGGGGATATTTTACTATTCATATTTATAGTATAATGTTTTTTTTATCTTTTTTGATAGGATGGTATATTATGAAATCTATTTATGAATTAGAAAATATTTCTATCAAATATTTGGATTCATTATTAATATATACAACATTAGGAACTATTATTGGAGCTAGAGTTGGACAAGTATTATTTTATGATTTTTCATATTTTTTTGATCATTGGATTGAAGCATTTTTTCCAATTAAAGAAAATAAAACACATTTTTTATTAGGTATTATTAAAGGATATGAATTTGTTGGATTTAGAGGTTTATCTAGTCATGGAGCTACATTAGGTATTATAATATCTAGTTTATTATACAGAAAAAAAGTAATTAGAAAACCTTTTTTTTGGTTAACTGATAGATTATGTATAGTAATTTCATTAGCTGCTTTCTTTATAAGAATAGGAAATTTTTTTAATTCTGAAATAGTTGGTAAACCTTCTAATTTACCTTGGTCAGTAATATTTTATCAAATGGATAGTGTATATGGATCATCATTAATTCCTAGACATCCTACTCAGATATATGAATCTATTATTTATTTGGTTGTTTTTTTATTATTATGTATATATTTTTTTATAAAAAAAGATCAATATATTGTTGGATATTTATCTGGTTTATTTTTTACAATTATTTGGTCATTTCGTTTTATTTTAGAATTTTTAAAAGAATCACCACAACATGAACAAATTCATCATCATATGTTTTGGTTAAATACTGCTCAATATCTGAGTATACCTTGCATTATTTTTGGAATTATTCTTCTTTTTATTATCAAACAAAATAAAAATTGTTTTTCTTAA
- a CDS encoding aconitate hydratase: MICDFNMIKNFYSQFEVKINEIKEKIQTPMTYSEKILYSHLYDVKNNIIKHNSYLKLIPNRLAMQDATAQMALLQFMQTNKEHTELLTTIHCDHLIQAQYGYSHDVINSEIKNKEIYNFLKSASAKYGIEFWPPGYGIIHQVILENYAFPAGLILGTDSHTPNAGGLGMLAIGIGGADAVEVMYGIPFKLKKPKIIGVHISGKLSGWASPKDVILKLSGIIGVSGATGSIIEYFGKGAETLSCTGKATICNMGAEIGATASIFPYDDTMEDYLYKSGRTKISEILHPIKNLFQSDIQVYENPIKYYDQVINMNLSMIEPHINGPFTPDRSIPISNMKKEVFKHHWPIKIEVGLIGSCTNSSYEDFSKAISIIKQAKKTKLKLSSEYLITPGSNIIYYLMKNNGWLSIFKSIGAKIFSSSCGPCIGQWSRNNNNNIKNTIIHSFNRNFSSRNDGNPNTHAFIASPEIVTALVFSGNLTFNPKEDSIKNENGINIKLDIPKYSDLPIFFKNKKEKLKLFGYKFLYQQNNPKNNISININPKSERLQRLSSFSFWNQKDLLNLRLLMKIKGKCTTDHISMAGPWLKYRGHLKNISNNLLIGAINSFNNKNNNIKNVITKSYGTVADVAKYYKIVNIGTVIVGEENYGEGSSREHAAMEPRYLGIRVVLVKSFARIHEMNLKKQGILALTFLKLSDYDKIYEDDVLNFFISNYNFQNGKNIKVRLVHNNGLVDNITVKHSYNEEEIKWFEYGSYLNFIQKKKC, encoded by the coding sequence ATGATTTGTGATTTTAATATGATTAAAAATTTTTATTCACAGTTTGAAGTAAAAATAAATGAAATAAAAGAAAAAATTCAAACTCCCATGACCTATTCTGAAAAAATATTGTATTCACATTTATATGATGTAAAAAATAATATTATTAAACATAATTCTTATTTAAAATTAATTCCAAATCGTTTAGCTATGCAAGATGCAACAGCTCAAATGGCCTTATTACAGTTTATGCAGACAAACAAAGAGCATACTGAACTTCTTACTACTATTCATTGTGATCATCTGATACAAGCTCAATATGGATATTCACATGATGTCATAAATTCTGAAATAAAAAATAAAGAAATATATAATTTTCTAAAATCTGCATCTGCAAAATATGGAATAGAATTTTGGCCACCTGGATATGGAATTATTCATCAAGTTATTTTAGAAAACTATGCATTTCCAGCTGGCTTAATACTGGGTACAGATTCTCATACTCCTAATGCTGGAGGATTAGGAATGTTAGCCATAGGAATAGGTGGGGCAGATGCAGTAGAAGTAATGTATGGTATACCTTTTAAATTAAAAAAACCAAAAATCATTGGAGTTCATATATCTGGAAAATTAAGTGGATGGGCATCACCTAAAGACGTAATATTAAAATTATCCGGAATAATAGGTGTATCTGGCGCTACAGGTTCAATTATAGAATATTTTGGAAAAGGAGCTGAAACATTATCATGTACTGGAAAAGCTACCATATGTAATATGGGAGCAGAAATTGGAGCTACAGCATCGATATTTCCGTATGATGATACAATGGAAGACTATTTATATAAAAGTGGAAGAACAAAAATTTCTGAAATATTACATCCAATCAAAAATCTTTTTCAATCAGATATACAAGTTTATGAAAATCCAATAAAATATTATGATCAAGTCATTAATATGAATTTATCTATGATAGAACCACATATTAATGGTCCTTTTACTCCAGATAGAAGTATTCCAATTTCTAACATGAAAAAAGAAGTATTTAAACATCATTGGCCAATTAAGATAGAAGTAGGATTAATTGGGTCTTGTACAAATTCATCATATGAAGATTTTTCAAAAGCAATATCTATTATTAAACAAGCTAAAAAGACTAAATTAAAACTATCTTCTGAATATTTAATTACACCAGGCTCTAATATAATTTATTATTTAATGAAAAATAATGGATGGTTATCAATTTTTAAGAGTATTGGAGCTAAAATATTTTCTAGTTCATGTGGTCCATGTATTGGACAATGGTCTAGAAATAACAATAATAATATAAAAAACACAATTATTCATTCTTTTAATAGAAATTTTTCGTCTAGAAATGATGGTAATCCAAATACACATGCTTTTATAGCATCACCAGAAATTGTAACTGCATTAGTATTTTCTGGCAATTTAACTTTTAATCCAAAAGAAGATAGTATAAAAAATGAAAATGGAATTAATATAAAATTAGACATTCCTAAATATAGTGATCTTCCAATATTTTTTAAAAATAAAAAAGAAAAATTAAAATTATTTGGATATAAATTTTTGTACCAACAAAACAATCCAAAAAATAATATATCGATTAATATAAATCCTAAATCAGAAAGATTACAAAGATTATCATCTTTTTCATTTTGGAACCAAAAAGATTTATTAAATCTTCGATTATTAATGAAAATTAAAGGAAAATGCACCACAGATCATATATCTATGGCTGGTCCTTGGCTTAAGTATAGAGGACATTTGAAAAATATATCTAATAATTTATTAATTGGAGCAATTAATTCATTTAATAATAAAAATAACAATATTAAAAATGTTATAACAAAATCTTACGGTACTGTTGCAGATGTGGCAAAATATTATAAAATTGTAAATATAGGAACTGTTATTGTAGGAGAGGAAAATTATGGAGAAGGATCATCTAGAGAACATGCAGCTATGGAACCACGTTATTTAGGAATACGTGTTGTTTTAGTAAAATCCTTTGCCAGAATACATGAAATGAATTTAAAAAAACAAGGTATTTTAGCATTAACTTTTTTAAAACTATCTGATTATGATAAAATATATGAAGATGATGTGTTAAATTTTTTTATCAGTAATTATAATTTTCAAAATGGTAAAAATATCAAAGTTAGATTAGTTCATAACAATGGTTTAGTTGATAATATCACTGTAAAACATTCTTATAATGAAGAAGAAATTAAATGGTTTGAATATGGATCTTATTTAAATTTTATACAAAAAAAAAAGTGTTAA